A single genomic interval of Takifugu flavidus isolate HTHZ2018 chromosome 19, ASM371156v2, whole genome shotgun sequence harbors:
- the slc30a1a gene encoding zinc transporter 1a yields the protein MACEPNRARLLCMLTLTFVFFIVEVVVSRMTASLSMLSDSFHMLSDVIALIVALVAVRFAEKSHSTKKNTFGWIRAEVMGALVNAVFLTALCFTILLEAIERFTEPHEIESPEVVAGVGAAGLLVNLLGLCLFHGHAGGGHGHSHGGKNKKLKLGKDGKGSPAAETSTLVDNHSSPSDTKPKNEMICKDGEDLHMNGNTLYDELEDHASSSQLNMRGVFLHVLGDALGSVIVVLNALIFTFVWKPCPPDEMCLNPCINGHSTDHRHINQTLVGITEGPSMSAMTFAGPCWVLYLDPTLCVIMVGILLYTTYPLLKESALILLQTVPKQIDMHQLNERLQGLEGVLAIHDLHIWQLAGSRIIATAHIKCHDPTSYMDVAKRIKDFFHNEGIHATTIQPEFVTFSSESRDSLCELSCRTQCAPKLCCGTADKQNAGADKKTDAECKAAAAAAASTLEVITEVPEQVAAAQTLLQPSADAVAARELESSL from the exons ATGGCCTGTGAACCTAATCGTGCCCGACTGCTATGCATGCTCACGttgacttttgtgtttttcatcgTCGAAGTGGTGGTCAGTCGGATGACCGCGTCTCTGTCGATGCTGTCGGACTCGTTTCATATGCTTTCAGACGTTATCGCACTGATCGTGGCTCTGGTGGCCGTGCGGTTCGCCGAGAAATCCCATTCGACCAAAAAGAACACCTTCGGATGGATCCGGGCAGAGGTGATGGGGGCTCTGGTCAACGCCGTGTTTCTGACGGCGCTGTGCTTCACCATCCTCCTGGAAGCCATCGAACGCTTCACCGAGCCCCACGAGATCGAAAGCCCGGAAGTGGTGGCCGGGGTCGGAGCCGCGGGGCTGTTGGTCAACCTGCTCGGACTGTGCTTGTTCCACGGTCACGCCGGCGGAGGCCACGGTCATTCCCACGGTGGCAAAAACAAGAAGCTGAAACTCGGAAAGGATGGGAAAGGGTCTCCAGCCGCAGAGACCAGCACTTTGGTGGACAACCACAGCAGTCCCAGTGATACGAAGCCTAAAAATG AAATGATCTGCAAGGACGGTGAAGATTTACACATGAACGGCAACACCCTCTATGATGAGCTGGAGGACCACGCGTCTTCGTCCCAGCTCAACATGCGCGGCGTCTTCCTCCATGTTCTGGGTGACGCTCTGGGCTCTGTCATCGTGGTGCTCAACGCTTTAATATTCACCTTCGTGTGGAAGCCCTGCCCGCCCGACGAGATGTGCCTGAACCCGTGCATCAACGGCCACAGCACGGACCACCGGCACATCAACCAGACGCTGGTCGGTATAACGGAAGGACCCTCCATGTCTGCCATGACCTTTGCCGGCCCCTGCTGGGTCCTCTACCTTGACCCCACGCTCTGCGTCATCATGGTGGGGATCCTGCTGTACACGACCTACCCGCTGCTCAAGGAGTCGGCCCTCATCCTGCTCCAGACGGTGCCCAAGCAGATCGACATGCACCAACTCAACGAGCGGCTGCAGGGCCTGGAGGGCGTGCTGGCCATTCACGACCTGCACATCTGGCAGCTGGCCGGCAGCCGAATCATCGCCACCGCCCACATCAAGTGCCACGACCCCACGTCCTACATGGACGTGGCCAAGCGCATCAAGGACTTCTTCCACAACGAGGGCATCCACGCCACCACCATCCAGCCCGAGTTTGTCACCTTCAGCTCGGAGTCCCGAGACTCCCTCTGCGAGCTCTCCTGTCGGACTCAGTGCGCACCCAAACTCTGCTGCGGCACGGCAGACAAACAGAACGCGGGCGCTGATAAGAAAACCGACGCCGAGTGcaaggccgccgccgccgccgccgcctcaacCCTGGAAGTGATCACCGAAGTCCCAGAGCAGGTGGCAGCTGCTCAGACGCTCCTGCAGCCCAgcgcggacgccgtcgccgcCAGGGAGCTGGAGTCGTCTCTGTGA